From one Streptomyces sp. ICC1 genomic stretch:
- a CDS encoding TauD/TfdA family dioxygenase — MNDFSPLPSRDLTRGATAPRDFTDHLSGAGNGRALIAFEDPAAHALNMELGLSLLSALGPVLAVYPQDGCWSTLSVRTDADPGRTHGVGENRLHVDLVDRTLMPRYIALYCVRSDPRGGGASALADMWAAVESLTDVDRRLLSEPVYSYFTDEGVHGVGSSLERFAVLPPAGGEGPVRFTAKMQPHLERGELLANDADQRRIADAFGRLVACVEHQRIAVRLLPGQLLVFDQHRYAHGRMPLGLGQETVAPDERRLLQQTYVGGVL; from the coding sequence ATGAACGACTTCAGCCCTCTTCCGAGCCGAGACCTGACGCGGGGCGCGACGGCTCCGCGGGACTTCACCGATCACCTGTCCGGGGCCGGGAACGGCCGGGCCCTGATCGCCTTCGAGGACCCGGCCGCACACGCCCTCAACATGGAGCTGGGGCTCAGCCTGCTCTCCGCCCTGGGCCCGGTTCTGGCGGTGTACCCGCAGGACGGATGCTGGAGCACGCTGAGCGTTCGCACCGACGCCGACCCGGGGCGCACGCACGGTGTGGGTGAGAACCGGCTCCACGTCGACCTCGTCGACCGGACCCTGATGCCCCGCTATATCGCCCTGTACTGCGTGCGCTCGGACCCGCGTGGCGGCGGCGCATCGGCCCTGGCCGACATGTGGGCGGCCGTCGAGAGCCTCACCGACGTTGACCGCAGGCTGCTGTCCGAGCCGGTCTACTCGTACTTCACCGACGAGGGCGTACACGGAGTCGGATCCAGCCTGGAGCGGTTCGCGGTCCTTCCTCCGGCCGGCGGGGAAGGGCCGGTCCGGTTCACCGCGAAGATGCAGCCGCATCTGGAACGGGGCGAACTCCTGGCGAACGACGCCGACCAGCGGCGCATTGCGGATGCCTTCGGCCGACTCGTCGCCTGTGTCGAGCACCAGCGCATCGCGGTGCGCCTGCTGCCCGGCCAGCTGCTCGTCTTCGACCAGCACCGCTACGCCCACGGCCGCATGCCGCTCGGCCTGGGCCAGGAGACGGTCGCCCCGGACGAGAGGCGGCTCCTGCAGCAGACCTATGTCGGAGGCGTCCTGTGA
- a CDS encoding metallophosphoesterase has product MQELIATGCFHSSVPDGAEMLAALRERRQAGALVVDAGDFFGGNAFHEFSGGRVEERILREHYDAVVPGNHDLADLMSLDRPDLFPPLVCANLRPPASFRGRWESGLVLRGRELAIGIVGYLGRQAFNAVPRSERSGFTYAEPTAELIAAERDRLLEAGADLVVGVSHSGFAHDITDQDQDWPLTVVIAGHCHSPSSHWCSRGRHVAKAPETGMGLLRLGLDKVGSHRVTIDTFSSGTEPAEGLAEDVDAFLRWGSDRVGTLPMPLPDREHAARALARQAVGETKAGAFLVNTFSLRTGLPADVLRIDLLNCAPFDSDIVVLDGLQDARALANLASVLGEDVTSAPETPPAEPAVVSTTRYLADRLGLSYRPADPPCTLRGILTRLTEETSP; this is encoded by the coding sequence ATGCAAGAGCTGATCGCGACCGGCTGCTTCCACTCCTCCGTTCCCGACGGCGCCGAGATGCTGGCCGCCCTGCGTGAGCGGAGGCAGGCCGGGGCCCTGGTCGTGGACGCCGGCGACTTCTTCGGTGGCAACGCCTTCCACGAGTTCTCCGGGGGCCGGGTCGAAGAGCGGATCCTCCGTGAGCACTACGACGCGGTCGTGCCCGGGAACCACGACCTCGCCGACCTGATGAGCCTGGACCGCCCTGACCTGTTCCCTCCCCTGGTCTGTGCGAACCTGCGCCCGCCGGCGTCTTTCCGTGGGAGGTGGGAGAGCGGTCTGGTGCTGCGCGGCCGCGAGCTGGCCATCGGCATCGTCGGCTACCTCGGCCGGCAGGCCTTCAACGCGGTCCCGCGCTCGGAGCGGTCCGGATTCACCTACGCGGAGCCGACCGCCGAGCTGATCGCGGCAGAGCGGGACCGGCTCCTGGAGGCCGGTGCGGACCTCGTCGTCGGCGTCAGCCACTCCGGGTTCGCGCACGACATCACCGACCAGGACCAGGACTGGCCCCTCACGGTGGTCATCGCCGGCCACTGCCACAGCCCGTCCTCCCACTGGTGCTCCCGCGGCCGGCACGTCGCCAAGGCGCCGGAGACCGGCATGGGGCTGCTGCGCCTGGGCCTGGACAAGGTGGGCTCCCACCGCGTCACGATCGACACGTTCAGCTCCGGCACCGAGCCGGCCGAAGGGCTCGCGGAGGATGTCGACGCCTTCCTCCGCTGGGGGTCGGACCGCGTCGGCACGCTGCCCATGCCGCTGCCGGACCGCGAGCACGCCGCTCGTGCCCTCGCGCGACAAGCCGTGGGCGAAACCAAGGCCGGCGCCTTCCTCGTCAACACCTTCAGCCTGCGCACCGGCCTGCCCGCGGACGTCCTGCGTATCGACCTGCTGAACTGCGCGCCCTTCGACAGCGACATCGTCGTCCTCGACGGCCTGCAGGACGCGCGGGCTCTGGCCAACCTGGCCTCCGTGCTCGGTGAGGACGTGACGAGCGCCCCCGAGACGCCGCCGGCAGAACCGGCCGTCGTCTCCACCACCCGCTACCTCGCCGACCGGCTGGGCCTGTCATACCGGCCGGCCGACCCGCCGTGCACCCTGCGCGGCATCCTCACCCGCCTCACCGAGGAGACGTCCCCATGA
- a CDS encoding rRNA adenine N-6-methyltransferase family protein: MIEIAPARGLAEPSAPSAAEAVAAAGFTTRADLGQYFLRHEDAALRLLASAAIPKGRPVLEVGAGLGTLSLAAASAGHPLWAVEKDDRLGAHLTGRLSGFGEGTRVTIADVRAVDLDGGLAAGTHLLAIMPFDADLSTALIRHVFTSLRVERGLVVITRQTMAQLDEEGGGLRLEEVDGISRSDFWPSAPSVLRVVAIERG; this comes from the coding sequence TTGATCGAGATCGCACCGGCCCGGGGCCTGGCGGAGCCGTCGGCCCCCTCGGCGGCAGAGGCTGTCGCAGCGGCGGGCTTCACCACACGGGCGGACTTGGGCCAGTACTTCCTGCGCCATGAGGACGCGGCGCTGCGCTTGCTCGCATCCGCTGCCATCCCCAAGGGTCGGCCTGTACTGGAAGTCGGCGCTGGGCTGGGGACCCTGTCGCTTGCCGCGGCCAGTGCCGGGCACCCCCTGTGGGCGGTGGAGAAGGACGACCGGCTGGGGGCCCACCTGACCGGCCGACTCTCCGGCTTCGGCGAGGGCACGCGAGTGACCATCGCCGATGTCCGGGCCGTCGACCTGGACGGGGGCCTGGCTGCCGGGACGCACCTCCTGGCGATCATGCCCTTCGACGCCGACCTCTCCACAGCTCTGATCCGGCACGTCTTCACGTCGCTGCGGGTGGAGCGGGGGCTGGTCGTGATCACCCGGCAGACCATGGCGCAGCTCGACGAGGAAGGCGGCGGCCTTCGGCTGGAGGAGGTCGATGGCATTTCCCGCTCCGACTTCTGGCCGTCGGCGCCGTCCGTTCTTCGTGTCGTGGCGATCGAGCGGGGCTGA
- a CDS encoding sporulation protein, with amino-acid sequence MAGSQRRARQPNEPLARLITAAGASHISLAAQINKIAAAAGVVTRYEKTSVANWVNLGMIPRGRAPEFVAAALQERLGRPVSLQEIGMYRRERGDADMGLDFARDPADAVHVAATYWRTVDRRKLITTGFAVSAYATPVMRWMTTPADPAVTHQGGQRVGRGDVEDLWQAAEDARLWDSRYGGGNGKANSVTECLKLKAAPLLTGTYTETVGKELFTATAELSRVVGWSAFDMGQHELAQRHFVQALRLARAAGDVQTGCYVLTTMSLQTFLRGFPREAADMAEGAYERAKGHAAPRVLAFAKLAQARAHAREGDARAAGAALALSESLLDSIGPHTQDPEWLAYFTHARLATDATEIYRDLANPKAALTWARQADAMPAGRFTRAVGIRLAVLATSHLQARDLTQGLQLGTQALQVLRQVHSSRAHGYVRDITTALAPWRAEPQVADFTHQARTALAATA; translated from the coding sequence GTGGCAGGCAGCCAACGGCGGGCAAGACAGCCGAACGAACCGCTGGCGCGACTCATCACGGCCGCGGGAGCCAGCCACATCTCGCTGGCCGCGCAGATCAACAAGATCGCGGCAGCGGCCGGCGTCGTCACCCGCTACGAGAAGACCAGCGTCGCCAATTGGGTGAATCTGGGGATGATCCCCCGGGGCCGGGCTCCGGAGTTCGTGGCCGCTGCGCTGCAAGAACGCCTCGGTCGGCCTGTCAGTCTCCAGGAAATCGGTATGTACCGCCGTGAACGAGGCGACGCCGACATGGGGTTGGATTTCGCACGCGACCCCGCCGACGCCGTACACGTCGCCGCGACCTACTGGAGAACCGTGGACCGCCGAAAGCTCATCACCACCGGATTCGCCGTATCCGCATACGCCACCCCGGTGATGCGCTGGATGACCACGCCGGCCGACCCGGCGGTCACCCACCAGGGCGGCCAGCGAGTGGGACGCGGGGATGTAGAGGACCTCTGGCAGGCCGCCGAGGACGCGCGGCTGTGGGATTCCCGGTACGGAGGCGGAAACGGGAAGGCGAACTCGGTCACCGAATGCCTCAAGCTCAAGGCGGCCCCGCTGCTTACGGGTACCTACACCGAGACGGTGGGCAAAGAACTGTTCACCGCCACCGCCGAGCTCTCCCGCGTCGTCGGATGGAGTGCCTTCGACATGGGACAGCACGAACTCGCGCAGCGCCATTTCGTCCAGGCCCTGCGCCTGGCCCGGGCCGCCGGAGACGTCCAGACCGGCTGCTACGTCCTGACCACCATGTCCCTGCAGACGTTCCTGCGAGGATTCCCCCGCGAAGCGGCGGACATGGCCGAAGGCGCCTACGAGCGGGCCAAGGGGCACGCGGCACCCCGAGTGCTCGCCTTCGCGAAGCTCGCCCAGGCCCGCGCCCACGCCCGAGAGGGCGACGCCCGGGCGGCGGGCGCTGCGCTGGCGCTCTCCGAGAGCCTCCTCGACTCGATCGGGCCTCACACCCAAGATCCCGAATGGCTCGCCTACTTCACCCACGCTCGCCTGGCCACCGACGCAACCGAGATCTACCGGGACCTGGCCAACCCGAAGGCCGCACTCACCTGGGCCCGGCAGGCAGATGCCATGCCCGCCGGCCGCTTCACCCGAGCAGTCGGCATCCGCCTCGCCGTCCTCGCCACCAGCCACCTCCAGGCCCGCGACCTCACCCAGGGCCTCCAACTCGGAACCCAGGCACTGCAGGTGCTCCGTCAGGTCCACTCCAGCCGCGCCCACGGCTACGTCCGCGACATCACCACGGCCCTGGCCCCCTGGCGGGCCGAGCCCCAGGTAGCCGACTTCACCCACCAGGCCCGTACGGCGCTCGCGGCAACCGCGTAA
- a CDS encoding GntR family transcriptional regulator yields MTLPAAGGSRAVVPPPAGLPDPASPTQPMPLPEASTTPECLSFDIRRALDMANRGSLLIETHAAGYAAWIRSTVCLWMPQALERAEAAAGSPSDTARWAGLINDADQSDTDLSVVAQIRAGAKAVHTLLVALETSAPPCPPVAEIADRIAAHVASRRYAPGMQLSRETTAVDLGVPAELVRLAFADLSAVGVLIASHHRTTVCGAPDERTGRVRHLADRLLDSFAFGLYLPGDRLPGADELGNYCASDVRLVTEALQLLEHEGWVARTRGRPALVLASAHLLAPRPNAVLPSSASGKRPAPAVVRQAMHEAHNCWRHRRFLPPEEVAARWESLREMAVQLLTACAGTTVGPPDRVRHAVLLLREAVHAPLPDTSLLGLWHTARLAAALRVFLAFTRG; encoded by the coding sequence ATGACCCTCCCCGCGGCTGGCGGCTCCCGCGCCGTCGTGCCCCCTCCAGCGGGCCTGCCGGACCCGGCCAGCCCCACCCAACCCATGCCGCTCCCGGAGGCCAGCACCACGCCAGAGTGCCTGAGCTTCGACATTCGTCGCGCCCTCGATATGGCAAACCGGGGCTCGCTGCTGATCGAGACGCATGCCGCCGGGTATGCGGCGTGGATCCGCTCGACGGTGTGCCTCTGGATGCCACAGGCCCTCGAAAGGGCCGAGGCGGCCGCCGGATCGCCCAGTGACACCGCCCGATGGGCCGGCCTCATCAACGATGCCGACCAGAGCGATACCGACCTCTCCGTGGTGGCACAGATCCGTGCCGGTGCAAAGGCCGTCCACACTCTGCTCGTCGCTCTGGAGACCAGCGCTCCGCCCTGCCCTCCGGTCGCGGAGATCGCGGATCGGATCGCCGCACACGTCGCAAGCCGCCGGTACGCGCCGGGGATGCAGCTGAGCCGGGAGACGACAGCTGTTGACCTCGGCGTGCCCGCAGAGCTGGTCCGGCTCGCTTTCGCGGACCTGTCCGCCGTCGGCGTGCTGATCGCGTCCCACCACCGCACCACAGTCTGTGGAGCACCTGATGAGCGAACGGGCCGGGTCCGCCACCTCGCCGACCGGCTGCTCGACTCGTTCGCGTTCGGCCTCTACCTGCCTGGGGACAGGCTCCCCGGCGCCGACGAGCTCGGCAACTACTGCGCCTCGGACGTGAGGCTGGTCACCGAAGCTTTGCAGCTTCTGGAGCACGAAGGGTGGGTGGCCCGGACACGGGGACGCCCGGCCCTGGTCCTGGCCTCGGCGCACCTGCTCGCCCCACGTCCCAACGCGGTGCTTCCTTCCTCCGCGAGCGGGAAGCGTCCCGCGCCGGCGGTGGTCCGCCAGGCGATGCATGAAGCCCACAACTGCTGGCGCCACCGTCGCTTCCTGCCGCCCGAGGAAGTCGCAGCACGGTGGGAGAGCCTGCGGGAGATGGCCGTCCAGCTTCTGACGGCCTGCGCCGGGACCACCGTCGGGCCGCCGGACCGTGTCCGGCATGCCGTCCTCCTCCTCCGGGAGGCCGTCCACGCACCGCTTCCCGATACCAGCCTGCTCGGGTTGTGGCACACCGCCCGACTGGCCGCCGCCCTTCGTGTCTTCCTGGCCTTCACGCGCGGCTGA
- a CDS encoding DUF6624 domain-containing protein: MIPPTTTVTIPLAAVAHQLTEMGRAERRAQLIAWRIPSKHREKELHLVRRTNADGLKKIVAAHGWPTAGLVGDEAAVHAVRILLVCQEPAFLFQCRDMMKPAVESGELPEQFFAHVVDVCAVTMSVPQTYGTQVNPRTLRPYAIKDVEAAERLRADIGLVPLAKQTADYLAHGAGPNAEGQG; this comes from the coding sequence ATGATCCCTCCCACCACCACGGTCACCATCCCCCTGGCCGCAGTCGCGCACCAGCTGACGGAGATGGGGCGTGCTGAACGCCGAGCCCAGCTGATTGCCTGGCGGATCCCCTCGAAGCATCGGGAGAAGGAACTGCACCTGGTTCGGCGGACCAATGCCGACGGCCTGAAGAAGATCGTGGCCGCACACGGGTGGCCGACGGCCGGGCTGGTCGGTGACGAGGCCGCCGTCCACGCCGTACGGATCCTGCTGGTCTGTCAGGAGCCGGCCTTCCTGTTCCAGTGCCGCGACATGATGAAACCGGCCGTCGAGAGCGGCGAACTCCCGGAGCAGTTCTTCGCCCACGTCGTCGATGTCTGCGCCGTGACCATGTCCGTGCCCCAGACCTACGGAACCCAGGTCAACCCCCGCACGCTGCGCCCGTACGCGATCAAGGACGTTGAAGCTGCGGAGCGCCTGCGGGCCGATATCGGGCTCGTGCCTTTGGCCAAGCAGACCGCCGACTACCTCGCGCACGGAGCGGGCCCCAACGCGGAGGGGCAGGGCTGA
- a CDS encoding DUF5999 family protein, which yields MCQHKPRCPDADSADRDQAQLVTQAVSQGWGRRCNGLLIFDDTGALLPNGQIIAPHRPLPTLAGAA from the coding sequence ATGTGCCAGCACAAACCCCGCTGCCCGGACGCCGACTCCGCGGACCGGGACCAGGCCCAGCTCGTGACCCAGGCCGTCTCACAGGGGTGGGGCCGCCGGTGCAACGGCTTGCTGATCTTCGACGACACCGGCGCCCTGCTTCCGAACGGGCAGATCATCGCCCCGCACCGCCCGCTCCCCACACTGGCCGGTGCCGCATGA
- a CDS encoding TauD/TfdA family dioxygenase: MPTLSLFDAHRAPRPLPEQPRGITSRLQSQGLATIEGLTTRTAVLALAQRVMRLEPHRDSDSDELTTIQDIGRRSQQSGLGGLGNGELLPHTERSSEPHPPRLMLLVCLRPATTGGEVILTDGQAVHGYLAERSPAALEALTLPNTVFYGDGGGHPSQVFTRHPGQRTSIRLRQDSLAAFSPLISGYLPQLRQAINAVQQRLTLEAGQGYLIDNYRWLHARTAFTGNRVCLRALGTPRFPMPIGFPQVAPSQVHTPAAVGGGTP; encoded by the coding sequence ATGCCGACGCTCAGCCTGTTCGATGCACACCGCGCGCCCCGACCCCTTCCTGAGCAGCCCCGTGGCATAACCTCCCGGCTCCAGAGCCAGGGCCTGGCCACCATCGAGGGCCTGACGACTCGCACCGCTGTACTCGCCCTCGCGCAGCGCGTGATGAGGTTGGAACCCCACCGCGACAGCGACTCGGACGAACTCACCACCATCCAGGACATCGGCCGCCGGTCCCAGCAGTCGGGCCTGGGCGGACTGGGCAACGGTGAACTTCTGCCTCATACCGAGCGGTCCAGCGAGCCACATCCGCCACGGCTGATGCTCTTGGTGTGCCTGCGCCCCGCAACCACCGGCGGCGAAGTGATCCTGACCGACGGCCAAGCCGTCCACGGCTATCTCGCCGAGCGCTCCCCCGCGGCCCTGGAGGCACTCACCCTCCCCAACACCGTCTTCTACGGCGACGGCGGGGGCCACCCGTCCCAGGTCTTCACCCGGCATCCCGGCCAACGAACTTCGATCCGGCTGCGGCAAGACTCCCTTGCCGCATTCAGCCCCCTCATCAGTGGGTACCTCCCCCAGCTCAGACAGGCCATCAACGCCGTACAACAGCGCCTCACCCTCGAAGCGGGCCAGGGCTACCTGATCGACAACTACCGATGGCTCCACGCACGCACCGCCTTTACCGGAAACCGTGTGTGCCTCCGTGCCCTGGGCACCCCCCGCTTCCCGATGCCGATCGGCTTTCCCCAGGTAGCCCCGAGCCAGGTCCACACACCAGCAGCAGTTGGAGGAGGCACACCGTGA
- a CDS encoding NUDIX hydrolase has translation MYKPSLWPVSVKGVALDSKDRVLLLKNERSEWELPGGRLEVGAEGGGSAPADDSPTKALEREIAEETGWVVTAGTELAGGTWIYEPLPGRRVLIVTYGCTVLTPDRDPALSHEHKEIGLFRRSEVDALNMPVGYKQSIAAWYGHPQR, from the coding sequence ATGTACAAGCCCTCGCTGTGGCCCGTGTCCGTCAAGGGCGTTGCTCTCGACTCGAAGGACCGGGTGCTGCTGCTCAAGAACGAAAGATCCGAGTGGGAACTCCCGGGCGGCCGCTTGGAGGTTGGTGCCGAAGGAGGCGGTTCGGCACCTGCCGACGACAGTCCCACCAAGGCTCTGGAGCGTGAGATCGCCGAAGAGACCGGCTGGGTGGTCACGGCCGGCACCGAGCTGGCTGGCGGTACGTGGATCTACGAGCCGCTCCCGGGCCGCCGCGTCCTGATCGTCACCTACGGCTGCACGGTCCTGACCCCCGACCGTGATCCGGCACTGAGTCACGAGCACAAGGAGATCGGTCTGTTCCGTCGCTCCGAAGTCGACGCTCTGAACATGCCTGTCGGCTACAAGCAGTCGATCGCGGCCTGGTACGGACATCCGCAGAGGTAA
- a CDS encoding helix-turn-helix domain-containing protein, whose amino-acid sequence MYTPQKTGERPRRSPRFVSWHWATPEAQAILATRNLSAILKYHRRVHGDSQTQTGELLGYDKTYVSALELGKRHLNDVGSLRHVAERLSLPPHVLGVTDPADADHRAMLQFGQSTVRLAEIARQSGHATEAVAELWPLVARLEARARDGNTEREVLRLLAHARLGLGTALGNVLPEERLATAAHWTAQSLDVVRIFDDPALTTTALRMHGNELRKSGLVGAAVHRLVHAAAVAPNLSERAAVLPLLARAAGSLGNQTLFDRTIEEAHQLLDEVDHTSLVNPTALYEIHLRGLIATGRADDAIRRAEAAAPTSTISIAPQWRVIELITTGRVRLLAGDQRGATELLVGAVREARAQRLPHQLQRVLRAAGDALPDAHESAEQALTQLRTEMAA is encoded by the coding sequence ATGTACACCCCGCAGAAGACAGGCGAGCGGCCACGACGATCGCCCCGGTTCGTCTCCTGGCATTGGGCGACTCCTGAAGCCCAGGCCATCCTCGCCACACGGAACCTGTCCGCGATCCTGAAGTACCACCGGCGTGTCCATGGCGACAGCCAGACTCAGACCGGTGAACTCCTCGGCTACGACAAGACGTACGTCTCCGCCCTGGAACTCGGAAAGCGGCACCTCAACGACGTCGGCAGTCTGCGCCACGTCGCTGAACGCCTCTCCCTGCCCCCACACGTTCTTGGCGTCACCGACCCCGCCGACGCGGACCACCGCGCGATGCTTCAGTTCGGCCAATCCACCGTCCGTCTGGCCGAGATCGCTCGCCAGTCCGGGCACGCCACCGAAGCCGTCGCGGAACTCTGGCCGCTCGTCGCCCGACTCGAAGCCCGGGCCCGCGATGGGAACACTGAACGAGAGGTCCTGCGCCTCCTCGCCCATGCTCGCCTGGGCCTGGGCACGGCCCTCGGCAACGTGCTGCCGGAGGAGCGCCTGGCCACCGCCGCGCACTGGACAGCGCAGAGCCTGGACGTCGTGCGCATCTTCGATGACCCGGCGCTCACAACCACGGCTCTCCGCATGCACGGAAACGAGCTGCGAAAGTCGGGCCTGGTCGGCGCTGCCGTCCACCGCCTTGTTCATGCTGCGGCCGTGGCCCCGAACCTGTCCGAGCGCGCGGCCGTCCTGCCGCTCCTCGCACGAGCCGCCGGATCCCTCGGCAACCAGACCCTCTTCGACCGCACTATCGAGGAGGCACACCAGCTCCTCGACGAGGTAGACCACACGAGCCTGGTCAACCCCACGGCCCTCTACGAGATCCATCTGCGGGGCCTTATCGCCACCGGCAGGGCAGACGACGCGATACGGCGCGCCGAAGCCGCCGCGCCCACCTCGACCATCTCGATCGCACCCCAGTGGCGCGTCATCGAACTCATCACCACCGGCCGTGTCCGGCTCCTCGCCGGAGACCAGCGCGGCGCCACCGAACTGCTCGTGGGCGCCGTACGTGAAGCGCGCGCCCAACGCCTCCCACACCAGCTCCAGCGCGTCCTGCGCGCCGCTGGCGACGCCCTCCCGGATGCCCACGAATCCGCCGAACAGGCATTGACCCAACTGCGCACGGAGATGGCCGCATAG
- a CDS encoding XRE family transcriptional regulator gives MALNHDPEGPRVEGDQLSSWETGGREPRKAVVSVLCEYYGATASALGLSGEPPAPGYTGEALLPVPAVPSSSSLGDRVDAARRSTNSTLAAGTVAGGQIDLLDERLLLLRRQYLYTPPEAMLTQLLEELDDVESLVRERQTTSVHVRLTEMTALLATLIADSLMKLGDLRRSGVWYETARFAAEESGNLDLRARVRAQAAMLPYYYGPLDTAIALAREARLLTRGRPTVTAAFATMAEARALAQVGDGAQAELRLREAATMYERLPTGADDDAFTFPRRRYLLYLSGTYTALGRSSAAMKTQAEALALYPAQTGIDPSLLRLETAICLAMGRSATEACQLATAVFLEVPEEHRTPIIGARARGVIEKLPGANGRSRAAMELRELLSLPAGPR, from the coding sequence TTGGCTTTGAACCACGACCCCGAAGGACCCCGGGTCGAGGGCGACCAGCTGAGCTCTTGGGAAACTGGCGGCCGAGAACCGCGTAAGGCCGTCGTCTCGGTGCTGTGCGAGTACTACGGCGCGACGGCAAGCGCACTTGGGCTCTCTGGCGAGCCGCCGGCTCCCGGCTACACCGGGGAGGCGCTGCTCCCAGTCCCTGCCGTTCCGAGCTCCTCGTCACTGGGAGACCGCGTTGATGCCGCACGGCGGTCGACTAACTCGACCCTCGCGGCGGGTACAGTCGCCGGCGGGCAGATCGACCTCCTGGACGAGCGACTCCTACTTCTCCGGAGGCAGTACCTCTACACGCCCCCGGAAGCCATGCTGACCCAGCTGCTGGAGGAACTCGACGACGTCGAGAGCCTGGTGCGCGAGCGGCAGACGACCTCCGTTCACGTCCGCCTGACTGAGATGACGGCACTTCTGGCCACACTGATCGCCGATTCCCTCATGAAACTCGGCGACCTGCGTCGAAGCGGCGTCTGGTACGAGACTGCTCGCTTCGCCGCGGAGGAGAGCGGCAACCTGGATCTGCGTGCCCGGGTCCGGGCACAAGCCGCGATGCTGCCGTACTACTACGGCCCCCTCGATACCGCCATCGCACTCGCCCGCGAGGCGCGACTGCTCACCCGGGGCCGGCCGACCGTAACAGCAGCGTTCGCCACGATGGCGGAAGCGAGGGCTCTTGCCCAGGTCGGAGACGGCGCGCAAGCGGAACTCCGGCTCAGAGAAGCGGCGACGATGTACGAGCGCCTGCCCACTGGGGCCGATGACGATGCGTTCACCTTCCCGCGGCGCCGGTACCTGCTCTACCTCAGCGGTACGTACACCGCCCTCGGCCGCAGCTCGGCCGCGATGAAGACCCAGGCCGAAGCACTCGCCCTTTACCCGGCGCAGACCGGGATCGACCCCTCGCTCCTTCGACTGGAGACCGCCATCTGCCTGGCCATGGGCCGCAGCGCGACCGAGGCCTGCCAGTTGGCCACGGCCGTCTTCCTTGAGGTGCCGGAAGAGCACCGGACTCCCATCATCGGGGCACGGGCCCGCGGGGTGATCGAAAAGCTACCGGGAGCGAACGGTCGGTCCCGTGCGGCGATGGAGCTACGCGAGCTCCTGTCACTCCCAGCCGGGCCGAGGTGA
- a CDS encoding phosphotransferase, producing the protein MTASSTAPGGYTEADMWSILRQACEVVGLNAEGAEVLRGHTNAVLRLHHHPVVVKIARLGTPPEATERTVRFTRWLMDAGFPTAPLLECDQPVLVDGQHAATFWVYLPQPTASVTAEQLAKPLQMLHTLGRPPFALPEHDNVRAIRRSLAVTTTLPAADLHFLSSRADQLEGALEDVVFEYPPGVIQGDPQHRNALHTGGSAVLCDWDTAAIGQPEWDLVTVEVHSRRFGYGKEHYDEFAAAYGFDVTRWPGYETLRDLRELRMITTNARKARHTPGSIHEVERRVQGLRRAEAGLPWRIL; encoded by the coding sequence ATGACTGCATCGTCGACAGCACCCGGCGGCTACACAGAAGCGGACATGTGGAGCATCCTGCGCCAGGCCTGCGAGGTGGTTGGCCTCAACGCCGAGGGCGCCGAAGTGCTTCGCGGACACACCAACGCCGTCCTGCGCCTCCATCATCACCCGGTCGTCGTCAAGATCGCTCGGCTCGGGACTCCGCCCGAAGCTACGGAGCGCACGGTGCGGTTCACCCGATGGTTGATGGATGCCGGGTTCCCCACGGCGCCTCTTCTGGAATGTGACCAGCCGGTCCTCGTCGACGGGCAGCACGCGGCAACGTTCTGGGTCTACCTACCGCAGCCCACGGCCTCGGTGACTGCGGAGCAACTGGCCAAGCCGCTCCAGATGCTGCATACCCTAGGCCGCCCTCCCTTTGCGCTTCCCGAGCACGACAACGTACGCGCGATACGGCGGTCGCTCGCGGTCACCACTACCCTTCCCGCTGCCGATCTCCACTTCCTGTCCTCGCGTGCCGATCAACTTGAGGGGGCGCTCGAAGACGTCGTATTCGAGTATCCGCCGGGTGTTATCCAGGGCGACCCACAACATCGAAATGCCCTCCACACCGGTGGATCAGCCGTACTGTGCGACTGGGACACCGCGGCAATTGGTCAACCCGAATGGGACCTTGTCACGGTGGAGGTGCACTCGCGGCGATTTGGATACGGCAAGGAGCACTACGACGAGTTCGCCGCAGCATATGGATTCGACGTGACTCGATGGCCGGGATACGAAACGCTCCGTGATCTCAGAGAACTACGCATGATCACGACCAACGCCAGAAAGGCTCGTCACACGCCGGGCAGCATCCACGAAGTCGAGCGCCGGGTTCAGGGTCTTAGGCGAGCCGAAGCGGGTCTCCCCTGGCGGATCCTTTGA